The following are encoded together in the Phragmites australis chromosome 19, lpPhrAust1.1, whole genome shotgun sequence genome:
- the LOC133900203 gene encoding uncharacterized protein LOC133900203 yields MDAALCDDLLQEVFHLLPPAAAPAVSLVSRRWLALLRAVTSSLSLHLPASSDAAPAAAATLAALLSHYPYLSSLAVISAAAPARDADAVLLAVAAASAAVRLSAVRFLPDSAVSPVALLAVCPALSGLTSLHLTAVRPQSFRWLALLPRLKSFALVNSAACVDSAGTSSDDADGEGEAAGALPLERLSLCGIRSGDRGLGWLWRWCGSLKWLQLRACDGTGDGPASLAFAGCLGGLLTLELRACRPVADRVLLLAADHCRTLTSLLVYDGGSSEALHRFIHQRGAGLHTLDLRLPLDLHNGHLLAIGAEQIHRGQDAMPSLAALRLQSCVLVTGDGLRSLARTATGAGIEELALVCCDAVEREPELLTFLSQSMRRLLRLDSSYNESLSDKCW; encoded by the coding sequence ATGGACGCCGCGCTCTGCGACGACTTGCTGCAGGAGGTGTTCCACCTcctgccgcccgccgccgcgccggctgTGTCCCTCGTCTCCCGACGCTGGCTCGCACTCCTCAGGGCCGTCACCTCGTCCCTGAGCCTCCACCTGCCTGCCTCCTCTGATGCCGCACCAGCAGCGGCGGCGACCCTTGCCGCCCTGCTGTCGCACTACCCGTACCTCTCCTCGCTGGCCGTGATCTCCGCCGCTGCTCCGGCGCGCGACGCCGACGCGGTGCTCCTCGCTGTAGCAGCCGCATCGGCTGCGGTCCGGCTCTCCGCGGTGCGGTTCTTGCCTGATTCGGCGGTCTCCCCCGTCGCGCTGCTCGCAGTCTGCCCTGCCCTGTCCGGTCTGACTTCGCTCCACCTTACCGCTGTCCGCCCCCAGTCTTTCCGCTGGCTCGCATTGCTGCCCCGCCTCAAGTCCTTCGCCCTTGTCAACTCTGCCGCCTGTGTTGACTCAGCCGGCACAAGCTCGGATGACGCCGACGGCGAGGGCGAGGCCGCAGGGGCGTTACCGCTGGAAAGGCTATCGCTTTGCGGCATCCGCTCGGGTGACCGCGGGCTCGGATGGTTGTGGCGGTGGTGCGGGAGCCTCAAGTGGCTGCAGCTACGTGCCTGCGACGGCACTGGGGACGGGCCGGCGTCGCTGGCCTTCGCGGGCTGCCTCGGTGGCTTGCTCACGCTGGAGCTCCGTGCTTGCCGCCCAGTCGCCGACCGCGTCCTCCTTCTTGCTGCTGACCATTGCCGCACGCTAACGTCCCTCCTGGTTTATGACGGTGGCAGCAGCGAGGCACTCCACAGGTTTATCCACCAGCGTGGCGCGGGTCTGCACACCTTGGACCTTCGCCTACCGCTTGACCTGCACAATGGTCACCTCCTTGCGATTGGGGCCGAGCAAATTCACCGTGGCCAGGACGCCATGCCTAGTCTTGCTGCACTTCGCCTTCAGAGCTGCGTCCTTGTCACGGGGGACGGGCTTCGGTCCCTCGCACGAACAGCAACTGGGGCGGGCATCGAAGAGCTCGCCTTGGTGTGCTGTGACGCTGTGGAGCGGGAGCCTGAGCTTCTGACCTTCCTTAGTCAAAGCATGCGGCGTCTCCTTCGCCTTGACTCGTCTTACAACGAGTCACTGAGTGATaagtgttggtaa